The nucleotide window CCTGCTGCTGCTGGCCCTGGTTGCCGGCTATGGTGCCGCGCGCCTTTCACTCGCTCCCGTGTCGCAGGGCGAGGAAATCGCGATCCGGGTGGTACAGCCGTCCATCCCGCAGGAAGAGAAGTGGCAGCCGGAGAACCGGGCGCGGGTGTTCCAGACCTATCTGGAGGCGAGCCGCGCCCCCTGGCAGGGGGCGGAGGCCGATGCCGAACTGCCCCGCCTGGTGATCTGGCCGGAATCCGCGCCGCCCTTCCTGTTGACCGAGGCGCCGGAGGCGCTTGCCGCCATCGCCGACCTGTTGCGCGGCGAGGATACGCTGGTGACCGGGGCGATCCGCGCCAGCGTCGAGGATGCGGGCAACCGGGTGTTCTACAACTCCGTCTTCGTCATCGACGGAGAAGGCGCGGTTCGCGATGCCTACGACAAGGTGCGCCTCGTGCCCTTCGGCGAATACCTGCCGCTTGGCGACCTGCTGGAGAAGATCGGCCTGACCAAGCTGGTGGACCTGCCCGGCACCTTCCGTGCCGGCTTCCGCCCTCGTACGCTGGAGCCGGTGGCCGGACCGTCGTTCCTGCCGTTGATCTGCTACGAGGCGATCTTTCCGCAAGCCGCGACTTCGCGCGACGGCCGGCCCGGTTTCCTGCTCAACGTCACCAACGATGCCTGGTTCGGCGATACGCCGGGACCCCGCCAGCATTTCGTGCAGGCGCGCATGCGTGCGGTCGAGCAGGGGCTTCCGGTTGTGCGCGCCGCCAACACGGGCATATCAGGAGTTGTCGATGCTTATGGCCGCGTGCTGGACATGCGCCCGCTGATGGAGGCCGGAACGATCGATATGCGACTCCCGTCTGCGATTTCCGCAGGGGCATTCGCGCGATACGGGCAAAGTGCCTTGTCAATTTTCCTGATAGTTTTTCTTGGCACCCTTCTGATAACGCGTTACTTAGGTTATGCGCGTAATGATTGACGTGCTGGCAGGCGGCACGGCATCATAACAACCGGGACATCCTGTTGCGTAGAACAGGTTGCAACCCTGTGAACCGGCGTCGGTTCTTCCACGATGTTCTGGTGTTCGGATGCACGCATCCGGCGAAGACGTCTTGGGTCGAGCGAAGAAACGCTGGGTAAAACAAGTATGGTCACAGCATTCGAAAGATCCGGAAAGAAGACGACAATGAGCAGCAAGAAAGCACCGAACCCCATCGACGTGCATGTTGGCAGCCGCGTGCGACTGCGCAGGATGATGCTTGGAATGAGCCAGGAGAAGCTTGGCGAGAGCCTTGGCATCACATTTCAGCAGATTCAGAAGTATGAAAAAGGCACCAACCGCATCGGCGCCAGCCGGCTGCAGCACATCGCCACGATCCTGAAGGTGCCGGTCGCCTTCTTCTTCGAGGATGCGCCGGGCACGCCGGACGATGCGAGCGGCTTCGGCGAGGCCAAGCCGGCATCCTATGTGGTCGATTTCCTGTCTTCCTCGGAAGGCCTGTCGCTGAACAAGGCCTTCGTGCGGATCGAGGATGCCAAGGTGCGGCGCCGTGTCGTCGACCTCGTCCGCGCCCTGGCCGGCGAAGAGGTCTGATACCCGGATTTCATGATGCGGACGGACGGCGAAGGCCTTGCCTTCTCCGCCCGGTCCGCAGGTCCTGCCGGACTGCGGTACAACCGCGCCGTTGCCGGTTGCGGTCCCGCATGGCTTGACGAGCCGTCGTCTTCGCTGGCATGTGTCGTGCGTGGCGGCGGGGGTCCCTGCCGCTTCTTTCTATTCTTCCCAGAAGGACGGTTGAACGTGGCTCGTCAAGATTATCTCTTCACTTCCGAATCCGTGTCGGAAGGCCATCCGGACAAGGTCTGCGACCGCATTTCGGATACGGTCGTCGATGCATTCATCGCCGAGATGCCGGAGGCGCGCGTCGCCTGCGAAACGCTGGCAACCACCAATCGCGTGGTGATTGCGGGCGAGACCCGCGGTCCGGCGACGATCACCAACGAATACATCGCGCATCTGGCGCGCATGGCCATTCGCGACATCGGCTATGAGCAGGAGGGCTTCCACTGGGAGGCCTGCGACATCGCCGTCCACCTGCACGCCCAGTCGGCCCACATCGCCCAGGGCGTCGATGCGGCCGACAACAAGGACGAAGGCGCCGGCGACCAGGGCATCATGTTCGGCTACGCCTGCCGCGAGACGCCGGAGCTGATGCCGGCGCCGATCTACTATTCGCACAAGATCCTCCGCCTGCTGGCCGAAGCCCGC belongs to Stappia indica and includes:
- the lnt gene encoding apolipoprotein N-acyltransferase — its product is MRKAGADTVLRLAQVFLLAHGWRRWLLAAFAGALAALAMPPFGLFPVLALSMPALVWLLDGAISDETGWARRLRPGFAIGWWFGFGFHLAGLWWIGRAFLVEADVFAWMIPFAVVLLPAGLSLFTGLATLVAGLAWRDGPDRLLLLALVLTLADWLRGHVLTGFPWNLWGYAFGDYTVLMQPAALVGIYGLGLLVATIFCGLAGFADGTRGGRRMGTASLLLLALVAGYGAARLSLAPVSQGEEIAIRVVQPSIPQEEKWQPENRARVFQTYLEASRAPWQGAEADAELPRLVIWPESAPPFLLTEAPEALAAIADLLRGEDTLVTGAIRASVEDAGNRVFYNSVFVIDGEGAVRDAYDKVRLVPFGEYLPLGDLLEKIGLTKLVDLPGTFRAGFRPRTLEPVAGPSFLPLICYEAIFPQAATSRDGRPGFLLNVTNDAWFGDTPGPRQHFVQARMRAVEQGLPVVRAANTGISGVVDAYGRVLDMRPLMEAGTIDMRLPSAISAGAFARYGQSALSIFLIVFLGTLLITRYLGYARND
- a CDS encoding helix-turn-helix domain-containing protein, with protein sequence MSSKKAPNPIDVHVGSRVRLRRMMLGMSQEKLGESLGITFQQIQKYEKGTNRIGASRLQHIATILKVPVAFFFEDAPGTPDDASGFGEAKPASYVVDFLSSSEGLSLNKAFVRIEDAKVRRRVVDLVRALAGEEV